A portion of the Streptomyces sp. NBC_00376 genome contains these proteins:
- the dnaB gene encoding replicative DNA helicase: MDDPWAETGPSDRLPVSRQRRGEGRDRGEQHERGRESGGWEGGSPGFERVPPQDLDAEQSVLGGMLLSKDAIADVVEIIKGHDFYRPAHETVYQAILDLYAKGEPADPITVAAELVKRGEITKVGGAPYLHTLVQSVPTAANASYYAEIVHERAVLRRLVEAGTKITQMGYAADGDVDDIVNSAQAEIYAVTEQRTSEDYLPLGDIMEGALDEIEAIGSRSGEMTGVPTGFTDLDALTNGLHPGQMVVIAARPAMGKSTLALDFARACSIKSNLPSVIFSLEMGRNEIAMRLLSAEARVALHHMRSGTMTDEDWTRLARRMPDVSAAPLYIDDSPNLSMMEIRAKCRRLKQRNDLKLVVIDYLQLMQSGGSKRAESRQQEVSDMSRNLKLLAKELQLPVIALSQLNRGPEQRTDKKPMVSDLRESGSIEQDADMVILLHREDAYEKESPRAGEADLIVAKHRNGPTATITVAFQGHYSRFVDMAQT; this comes from the coding sequence TTGGACGACCCCTGGGCCGAGACCGGTCCCAGCGACCGTCTGCCCGTTTCCCGGCAGCGCCGCGGTGAAGGCAGGGACCGCGGCGAGCAGCACGAACGCGGCAGGGAGAGCGGCGGCTGGGAGGGTGGCTCACCCGGTTTCGAGCGGGTTCCGCCCCAGGACCTCGATGCCGAGCAGTCGGTCCTCGGTGGCATGCTCCTGTCCAAGGATGCCATCGCCGATGTCGTGGAGATCATCAAGGGCCACGACTTCTACCGGCCCGCGCACGAGACCGTCTACCAGGCGATCCTCGACCTCTACGCGAAGGGCGAGCCGGCCGACCCGATCACGGTGGCGGCCGAGCTGGTCAAGCGCGGCGAGATCACCAAGGTGGGCGGGGCGCCGTATCTGCACACCCTCGTCCAGTCCGTGCCGACCGCGGCCAACGCTTCGTACTACGCGGAGATCGTCCATGAGCGGGCGGTCCTGAGGCGGCTCGTCGAAGCCGGCACGAAGATCACGCAGATGGGATACGCGGCGGACGGCGATGTCGATGACATCGTGAACTCCGCGCAGGCCGAGATCTACGCGGTCACCGAGCAACGCACCAGCGAGGACTATCTGCCGCTCGGCGACATCATGGAGGGCGCGCTCGACGAGATCGAGGCGATCGGTTCGCGCAGCGGCGAGATGACCGGTGTGCCGACCGGTTTCACCGACCTCGATGCCCTGACGAACGGTCTGCACCCGGGGCAGATGGTCGTCATCGCGGCCCGTCCCGCCATGGGTAAGTCCACGCTGGCCCTCGACTTCGCACGGGCTTGTTCGATCAAGAGCAATCTGCCCAGCGTGATCTTCTCCCTCGAAATGGGACGCAACGAGATCGCGATGCGTCTGCTCTCCGCCGAGGCCCGGGTGGCGCTGCACCACATGCGTTCCGGCACCATGACCGACGAGGACTGGACGCGGCTGGCCCGCCGGATGCCCGATGTCTCGGCCGCCCCGCTCTACATCGACGACTCCCCGAACCTCTCCATGATGGAGATCCGGGCCAAGTGCCGCCGTCTCAAGCAGCGCAACGACCTCAAGCTCGTGGTCATCGACTATCTGCAGCTGATGCAGTCCGGCGGCTCCAAGCGTGCCGAGAGCCGCCAGCAGGAAGTTTCGGACATGTCCCGAAACCTCAAGCTGCTTGCCAAGGAGCTTCAGCTTCCGGTCATCGCGCTCTCCCAGCTGAACCGTGGTCCCGAACAGCGCACCGACAAGAAGCCGATGGTCTCCGACCTGCGTGAATCCGGATCCATCGAGCAGGACGCCGACATGGTGATCCTGCTGCACCGCGAGGACGCGTACGAGAAGGAGTCCCCCCGCGCCGGTGAGGCCGACCTGATCGTGGCCAAGCACCGTAACGGTCCGACGGCAACGATCACAGTGGCCTTCCAGGGCCACTACTCGCGCTTCGTGGACATGGCACAGACCTGA
- a CDS encoding MATE family efflux transporter: MIQAPASPPPSRRRHDREIISLAVPAFGALVAEPLFVMVDSAIVGHLGTPQLAGLAVAAALLTTAVSIFVFLAYATTAAVARRVGAGDLASAIRQGMDGIWLAVLLGVAVIAIALPTAPWLVEVFGASDTAAPYATTYLRISSLGIPAMLVVMAATGVLRGLQDTRTPLYVAIGGFAANGALNAGLVYGAGLGIAGSAWGTVIAQVAMAVAYLVVVVRGARRHGASLRPDAAGIRASAQAGVPLLVRTLSLRAVLLIATAVAARLGDTEIAAHQIILSLWSLMAFALDAIAIAGQAIIGRYLGADDTKGAREACRRMVQWGIVSGVVFGALIILARPLFVPLFTSDRAVQETLLPALLVVALSQPIAGVVFVLDGVLMGAGDGRYLAWAMLVTLAVFAPVALLVPVIGGGLTALWWAMALMMTVRMVTLWLRTRSGKWVVTGATR, translated from the coding sequence ATGATCCAGGCCCCGGCGTCCCCGCCGCCCAGTCGTCGACGGCACGACCGCGAGATCATCTCGCTCGCCGTTCCTGCCTTCGGCGCGCTCGTCGCCGAGCCGCTCTTCGTGATGGTCGACAGTGCCATCGTCGGCCATCTCGGCACCCCGCAGCTGGCCGGCCTGGCCGTCGCCGCCGCCCTGCTGACCACCGCCGTCAGCATCTTCGTCTTTCTCGCCTACGCCACCACCGCGGCAGTGGCACGACGGGTCGGAGCGGGCGATCTGGCCTCCGCGATCCGGCAGGGCATGGACGGCATCTGGCTGGCGGTCCTGCTGGGCGTCGCCGTCATCGCCATCGCTCTCCCCACGGCCCCCTGGCTGGTGGAGGTATTCGGCGCCTCCGACACGGCAGCCCCCTATGCGACCACGTATCTGCGGATCTCCAGCCTCGGCATCCCGGCCATGCTCGTGGTGATGGCCGCGACCGGCGTTCTCCGCGGCCTGCAGGACACCAGAACCCCGCTCTACGTCGCCATAGGAGGCTTCGCGGCCAACGGAGCCCTCAACGCGGGACTGGTCTACGGCGCCGGACTCGGGATCGCCGGATCGGCCTGGGGCACCGTGATCGCACAGGTCGCGATGGCCGTCGCCTATCTGGTCGTGGTGGTACGGGGAGCCCGAAGGCACGGCGCCTCGCTGCGCCCCGACGCGGCAGGCATCAGGGCCAGCGCCCAGGCCGGCGTTCCACTGCTGGTCCGTACGCTGTCACTCCGTGCCGTACTGCTGATCGCCACCGCCGTCGCCGCCCGTCTCGGCGACACCGAGATCGCCGCGCACCAGATCATCCTTTCCCTCTGGAGCCTGATGGCCTTCGCTCTCGACGCGATCGCCATTGCCGGTCAGGCGATCATCGGCCGCTACCTGGGAGCCGACGACACAAAGGGCGCACGCGAGGCATGCCGTCGCATGGTGCAGTGGGGCATCGTCTCCGGGGTGGTGTTCGGGGCATTGATCATCCTTGCCCGGCCGCTGTTCGTGCCCCTGTTCACCAGCGACCGGGCCGTGCAGGAAACCCTGCTCCCGGCGCTGCTGGTGGTAGCGCTGTCCCAGCCGATCGCGGGTGTGGTCTTCGTCCTGGACGGAGTACTGATGGGCGCCGGTGACGGGCGATACCTGGCGTGGGCCATGCTCGTCACGCTCGCGGTCTTCGCTCCGGTCGCCTTGCTGGTCCCGGTGATCGGGGGCGGCCTGACGGCGCTGTGGTGGGCGATGGCGCTGATGATGACCGTCCGCATGGTGACGCTCTGGCTGCGCACCCGCTCCGGCAAGTGGGTCGTCACCGGGGCCACCCGCTGA
- the rplI gene encoding 50S ribosomal protein L9, producing MKIILTHEVSGLGAAGDVVDVKDGYARNYLVPRGFAIRWTKGGEKDVAQIRRARKIHEIATIEQANEIKAKLEAVKVRLAVRSGDAGRLFGSVTPADIASAIKAAGGPDVDKRRVELGSPIKTLGGHQVSVRLHPEVAANLGVEVVAA from the coding sequence ATGAAGATCATCCTCACCCACGAGGTCTCCGGCCTCGGTGCTGCGGGCGACGTCGTCGACGTCAAGGACGGGTACGCCCGTAACTACCTGGTTCCGCGTGGCTTTGCCATCCGCTGGACCAAGGGTGGCGAGAAGGACGTGGCGCAGATCCGCCGCGCCCGCAAGATCCACGAGATCGCCACGATCGAGCAGGCCAACGAGATCAAGGCCAAGCTCGAGGCCGTGAAGGTCCGTCTGGCCGTTCGCTCCGGCGACGCCGGCCGTCTCTTCGGCTCCGTGACGCCGGCCGACATCGCCTCGGCGATCAAGGCCGCCGGTGGCCCCGACGTCGACAAGCGTCGCGTCGAGCTCGGCTCGCCGATCAAGACGCTCGGCGGACACCAGGTGTCCGTGCGTCTGCACCCCGAGGTCGCTGCGAACCTCGGCGTCGAGGTCGTTGCTGCCTAA
- the rpsR gene encoding 30S ribosomal protein S18 has translation MAKPPVRKPKKKVCAFCKDKTQYVDYKDTNMLRKFISDRGKIRARRVTGNCTQHQRDVATAVKNSREMALLPYTSTAR, from the coding sequence ATGGCGAAGCCGCCTGTGCGCAAGCCTAAGAAGAAGGTCTGCGCTTTCTGCAAGGACAAGACCCAGTACGTGGACTACAAGGACACGAACATGCTGCGGAAGTTCATTTCCGACCGCGGCAAGATCCGTGCCCGCCGCGTCACCGGCAACTGCACGCAGCACCAGCGTGACGTCGCCACGGCAGTCAAGAACAGCCGTGAGATGGCGCTGCTGCCCTACACGTCCACCGCGCGATAA
- a CDS encoding single-stranded DNA-binding protein, which translates to MAGETVITVVGNLVDDPELRFTPSGAAVAKFRVASTPRIFDRQTNEWKDGEGLFLTCSVWRQAAENVAESLQRGMRVVVQGRLKQRSYEDREGVKRTVYELDVEEVGPSLKNATAKVTKTTGRGGQGGQGGYGGGQQGGGNWGGGPGGGQQGGGGAPADDPWATSAPSGGQQGGGQQGGGGGWGGSSGGSGGSGGGYSDEPPF; encoded by the coding sequence ATGGCAGGCGAGACCGTCATCACGGTCGTCGGCAATCTCGTCGACGACCCCGAGCTGCGCTTCACCCCGTCCGGTGCGGCGGTCGCGAAGTTCCGTGTCGCGTCCACTCCCCGCATCTTCGACCGGCAGACCAATGAGTGGAAGGACGGCGAAGGCCTGTTCCTCACCTGCTCGGTCTGGCGGCAGGCGGCGGAGAACGTCGCCGAGTCGCTCCAGCGAGGCATGCGCGTTGTCGTGCAGGGCCGGCTGAAGCAGCGGTCGTACGAAGACCGCGAGGGCGTCAAGCGCACGGTCTACGAGCTGGATGTCGAGGAAGTCGGCCCCAGCCTGAAGAACGCCACGGCCAAGGTCACCAAGACCACCGGTCGCGGTGGTCAGGGCGGCCAGGGTGGATACGGCGGCGGCCAGCAGGGCGGCGGCAACTGGGGCGGCGGTCCCGGTGGTGGCCAGCAGGGTGGTGGCGGCGCTCCCGCCGACGACCCGTGGGCCACGAGCGCGCCCTCCGGCGGCCAGCAGGGCGGGGGCCAGCAGGGCGGCGGAGGCGGCTGGGGCGGAAGCTCCGGCGGCTCCGGCGGCTCCGGCGGCGGCTACTCGGACGAGCCTCCCTTCTAG
- the rpsF gene encoding 30S ribosomal protein S6 encodes MRHYEVMVILDPDLEERAVSPLIENFLSVVREGNGKVEKVDTWGRRRLAYEIKKKPEGIYSVIDLQAEPAVVKELDRQMNLNESVLRTKVLRPESH; translated from the coding sequence ATGCGTCACTACGAGGTGATGGTCATCCTCGACCCCGATCTCGAGGAGCGCGCTGTCTCCCCGCTGATCGAGAACTTCCTCTCCGTCGTCCGTGAGGGCAACGGAAAGGTCGAGAAGGTCGACACCTGGGGCCGTCGTCGTCTCGCTTACGAGATCAAGAAGAAGCCCGAGGGCATCTACTCGGTCATCGACCTGCAGGCCGAGCCTGCGGTCGTCAAGGAGCTCGACCGCCAGATGAACCTGAACGAGTCGGTCCTCCGGACCAAGGTCCTCCGTCCCGAGTCCCACTGA
- a CDS encoding lipid II:glycine glycyltransferase FemX — MSLTLRTISREQHLAYIQSLPAASHMQVPAWADVKAEWRSESLGWFDKTGQLVGAGLVLYRQLPKIKRYLAYLPEGPVINWYAPNLDDWLRPMLAHLKQQGAFSVKMGPPVIIRRWDAAAIKSGIQDPEVKRLRDVEATHIEPRAFEVADRLRKMGWQQGEDGGAGFGDVQPRYVFQVPLANRSLEDVHKGFNQLWRRNIKKAEKAGVEVVQGSYAELDEWQRLYEITAERDHFRPRPLGYFQRMWTALNNEDPNRMRLYFARHEGENVAAATMLIVGGHVWYSYGASANHKREVRPSNAMQWRMLRDAYAMGATVYDLRGISDSLDETDHLFGLIQFKVGTGGQAAEYLGEWDFPLNKLLHKALDIYMSRR; from the coding sequence ATGAGCCTGACCCTGAGGACCATCAGCCGAGAGCAGCATCTGGCATACATCCAGAGCCTGCCTGCGGCGAGTCACATGCAGGTCCCGGCATGGGCGGACGTGAAGGCCGAGTGGCGCTCGGAGAGCCTCGGCTGGTTCGACAAGACCGGACAGCTCGTCGGCGCCGGACTGGTGCTCTACCGGCAGCTGCCCAAGATCAAGCGCTACCTCGCCTATCTGCCCGAGGGCCCGGTCATCAACTGGTACGCCCCGAACCTGGACGACTGGCTGCGTCCGATGCTGGCGCACCTCAAGCAGCAGGGTGCCTTCTCCGTGAAGATGGGCCCGCCGGTCATCATCCGCCGCTGGGACGCGGCCGCCATCAAGTCGGGCATCCAGGACCCGGAAGTGAAGCGTCTGCGCGACGTCGAGGCCACCCACATCGAGCCGCGCGCCTTCGAAGTGGCGGACCGGCTGCGGAAGATGGGCTGGCAGCAGGGCGAGGACGGCGGCGCCGGATTCGGTGACGTACAGCCCCGCTACGTCTTCCAGGTGCCGCTGGCCAACCGCTCGCTCGAAGACGTCCACAAGGGCTTCAACCAGCTGTGGCGACGCAACATCAAGAAGGCCGAGAAGGCCGGCGTCGAGGTCGTCCAGGGCAGCTACGCCGAGCTCGACGAGTGGCAGCGGCTGTACGAGATCACGGCGGAGCGCGACCACTTCCGGCCGCGTCCGCTGGGCTACTTCCAGCGTATGTGGACGGCCCTCAACAACGAGGACCCCAACCGGATGCGGCTGTACTTCGCCCGGCACGAGGGCGAGAACGTCGCGGCCGCGACCATGCTGATCGTCGGCGGGCACGTCTGGTACTCCTACGGTGCGTCCGCCAACCACAAGCGCGAGGTCCGGCCCTCGAACGCGATGCAATGGCGGATGCTGCGCGACGCGTACGCCATGGGTGCCACCGTCTACGACCTGCGCGGCATCTCCGACTCGCTGGACGAAACCGACCACCTCTTCGGTCTGATCCAGTTCAAGGTGGGCACCGGCGGCCAGGCGGCCGAGTACCTCGGCGAATGGGACTTCCCGCTCAACAAGCTGCTGCACAAGGCGCTCGACATCTACATGTCGCGCCGCTGA
- a CDS encoding alanine racemase encodes MALSLYVDTARWRAHQKSVLDQFPGLVPVCKGNGYGFGHERLADEAIRFGSDMLAVGTTYEAARIKDWFSGDLLVLTPFRRGEEPVPLPDRVIRSVSSVDGVHALVGARVVIECMSSMKRHGVKEEELGQLHAAIEDVRLEGFALHLPLDRTDGSDAVEEVIGWMDRLRAARLPLHTMFVSHLRAEELGRLQQQFPQTRFRARIGTRLWLGDHEATEYRGAVLDVTRVAKGDRFGYRQQKAASDGWLVVVAGGTSHGVGLEAPKALHGVMPRAKGVARAGLATVNRNLSPFVWAGKQRWFAEPPHMQVSILFVPSDAQEPKVGDELVAHLRHTTTQFDRLVDR; translated from the coding sequence ATGGCGCTCTCCCTCTACGTCGACACCGCGCGCTGGCGGGCGCACCAGAAATCCGTCCTCGACCAGTTCCCCGGCCTCGTACCGGTCTGCAAGGGCAACGGATACGGCTTCGGCCACGAACGGCTGGCCGACGAGGCCATCCGCTTCGGCTCCGACATGCTCGCCGTCGGAACCACCTACGAGGCGGCCCGCATCAAGGACTGGTTCAGCGGCGACCTCCTGGTCCTCACTCCGTTCCGCCGGGGCGAGGAGCCGGTGCCGCTGCCCGACCGCGTGATCCGGTCCGTGTCCTCCGTGGACGGCGTGCACGCCCTGGTGGGCGCACGGGTCGTCATCGAGTGCATGAGCTCGATGAAGCGCCACGGCGTCAAGGAGGAGGAGCTCGGGCAGCTGCACGCCGCCATCGAGGACGTACGGCTCGAAGGCTTCGCCCTGCACCTGCCGCTGGACCGCACGGACGGCTCGGACGCGGTCGAGGAGGTCATCGGCTGGATGGACCGGCTGCGCGCGGCCCGGCTGCCGCTGCACACCATGTTCGTCAGCCATCTGCGCGCCGAGGAGCTGGGCCGGCTCCAGCAGCAGTTCCCGCAGACCCGTTTCCGCGCCCGCATCGGTACCCGGCTGTGGCTCGGCGACCACGAGGCGACGGAGTACCGGGGTGCCGTCCTGGACGTCACGCGCGTCGCCAAGGGGGACCGCTTCGGCTACCGCCAGCAGAAGGCCGCCTCGGACGGCTGGCTGGTGGTCGTCGCCGGCGGTACGTCGCACGGCGTGGGCCTGGAGGCCCCGAAGGCCCTGCACGGTGTGATGCCGCGCGCCAAGGGCGTCGCCCGCGCTGGCCTGGCCACGGTCAACCGCAACCTGTCGCCGTTCGTCTGGGCGGGCAAGCAGCGCTGGTTCGCCGAGCCGCCGCACATGCAGGTCTCGATCCTGTTCGTCCCGTCGGACGCCCAGGAGCCGAAGGTCGGCGACGAGCTGGTGGCCCATCTGCGCCACACGACCACCCAGTTCGACCGCCTCGTCGACCGTTAG
- a CDS encoding glycosyltransferase family 87 protein: MPSAEDTSVHQPEERSVVRPTHQDEVAAAGSELIGGRSGRWTRLGSTALTPVGAIALVALGMFALGMVQKLPCYNWAWFRGAGSQYTHACYSDIPHLFAARGFSDGLVPYFDRLPGDMQFLEYPVLTGVFMQVAAWLTPGGSIQHREQMYWMVNAGMLMICAVIIAVCVARTHRRRPWDGLLVALAPAFALTATINWDLLAVALTAAAMLMWSRGRVLAFGILIGLATAAKLYPVFLLGPVFVLCWRAGKWREFGMATLGAAVSWLVVNLPVMALAPEGWKKFYTFSEERGIDFGSFWLIITQRTGESIEVSTVNTVSTLTTVLLCAAIGALTLMAPRRPRFAQLAFLVVAAFILVNKVYSPQYVLWLIPLAALARPRWRDFLIWQACEVMYFLGIWMYLAYTTSGDKHQGLPTEGYQLAIALHLLGTLYLCAVVVRDILMPERDVVRRDGSDDPSGGVLDGAPDAFVLGRAAHPERHAHPAVEGPRVEWGAARGPVAD; the protein is encoded by the coding sequence ATGCCAAGCGCAGAAGACACGAGTGTGCACCAGCCCGAGGAACGGTCGGTCGTACGGCCCACCCACCAGGACGAGGTGGCTGCGGCCGGAAGCGAGCTGATCGGCGGGAGGTCGGGGCGCTGGACACGGCTCGGCAGCACGGCGCTCACGCCCGTGGGCGCCATCGCGCTGGTGGCTCTCGGGATGTTCGCGCTGGGCATGGTGCAGAAGCTGCCCTGTTACAACTGGGCGTGGTTCCGGGGCGCGGGTTCGCAGTACACGCACGCCTGTTACTCGGACATCCCGCATCTCTTCGCCGCCCGGGGCTTCTCCGACGGGCTGGTGCCGTACTTCGACCGGCTGCCCGGTGACATGCAGTTCCTGGAGTACCCCGTCCTGACAGGTGTGTTCATGCAGGTAGCCGCCTGGCTGACACCGGGCGGATCCATTCAGCACCGTGAGCAGATGTACTGGATGGTCAACGCGGGCATGCTGATGATCTGCGCCGTGATCATCGCCGTCTGCGTCGCCCGTACGCACCGGCGCCGCCCCTGGGACGGGCTGCTGGTCGCTCTTGCGCCGGCCTTCGCGCTCACCGCGACGATCAACTGGGACCTGCTGGCCGTCGCGCTGACGGCCGCGGCGATGCTCATGTGGTCCCGGGGACGGGTGCTGGCGTTCGGCATCCTCATCGGGCTCGCCACGGCCGCCAAGCTCTATCCCGTGTTCCTGCTGGGGCCGGTGTTCGTCCTGTGCTGGCGGGCGGGCAAGTGGCGGGAGTTCGGCATGGCGACGCTCGGGGCGGCGGTGTCCTGGCTGGTGGTGAACCTGCCGGTGATGGCCCTCGCGCCGGAGGGCTGGAAGAAGTTCTACACGTTCAGCGAGGAACGGGGCATCGACTTCGGTTCCTTCTGGCTGATCATCACCCAGCGGACCGGCGAGAGCATCGAGGTCTCGACCGTCAACACCGTCTCGACCCTGACGACGGTCCTGCTGTGCGCGGCGATCGGTGCACTGACCCTGATGGCGCCGCGGCGGCCGCGCTTCGCGCAGCTCGCCTTTCTCGTCGTCGCGGCGTTCATCCTCGTCAACAAGGTCTACTCGCCGCAGTACGTGCTGTGGCTGATCCCCCTGGCCGCCCTGGCCCGGCCGCGCTGGCGTGACTTCCTGATCTGGCAGGCGTGCGAGGTCATGTACTTCCTGGGGATCTGGATGTACCTCGCGTACACGACGAGCGGGGACAAGCACCAGGGGCTGCCCACGGAGGGGTACCAGCTGGCGATCGCCCTGCATCTGCTGGGCACGTTGTACCTCTGCGCCGTGGTCGTACGGGACATCCTCATGCCGGAGCGGGACGTCGTACGGCGCGACGGGTCGGACGATCCGTCCGGCGGGGTGCTCGACGGGGCCCCGGACGCGTTCGTGCTGGGGCGGGCGGCGCATCCGGAGCGCCATGCCCACCCGGCGGTGGAAGGGCCACGGGTGGAATGGGGCGCGGCGCGCGGACCGGTCGCCGACTGA
- a CDS encoding transglycosylase domain-containing protein yields the protein MVEKPKVNEAAEAQNNVYLWDDGSQMVATGGAVNRQIIGYEQIPEAMRDAVISAENKSFEHDRGIDPMGIARALFNMATGGETQGGSTITQQYVKNSRLSQEQTLSRKFQELFITLKVSNDMKKNQIMAGYLNVSYYGRGASGIQAAARTYYGKDAVDLDPSECAFLATLLKGASYYDPAGATDVDPVQATEKLNTERAKKRWKWILDEEVKDGRLSKAERAKYTEFPMPDLPKKNAQLEGQTGYLVELARQYFLSNNKHGVTAEMLSRGGYQIKTTFNKKKVNELKNAVQKVYDSKIKPKQRPKTDTHVQFGGGSVDPETGAIVAIYGGQDATKHFTNNANPTGAQVGSTFKPFVLAAAMEYGKRNPALSEDQDDSERTKVSPLSIYNADNKLKIKKYNGEIWTDENGKEWLQANDGGESKGNITLREAMQWSANSPYVQLGMDVGTDKVKNVAMAAGLKDDEQMADSHVPSFSIGTSSPSAIRMAGAYATFAASGQQREPFSVSEAKFDGKTIYRHKDAPKRAFDAAIADNVTDVLKNVVEKGTGTPAQIPGRDVAGKTGTTDDNKSAWFVGYTPQLSTAISMYRLDDDATNKNRKFEKMYGTGGERTIHGASFPAQIWHDYMVGALKGKPVLTFPEPGPIGDKVYGGGAQSPTPTPTAPTTPSPTMSVTESPSMTESPSEPDPTETCGTFDWDCQHNNGGTNSGANGGGPGGGSTSPTTTPDPPTGGNGNGGGNGNGGNGNGGFFGGPTG from the coding sequence ATGGTCGAGAAGCCCAAGGTGAACGAGGCCGCGGAGGCGCAGAACAACGTCTACCTCTGGGACGACGGCTCGCAGATGGTCGCCACGGGCGGTGCGGTCAACCGCCAGATCATCGGCTACGAGCAGATTCCCGAAGCGATGCGGGACGCCGTCATCTCGGCCGAGAACAAGTCCTTCGAGCATGACCGGGGCATCGACCCCATGGGCATCGCGAGGGCCCTGTTCAACATGGCCACGGGCGGTGAGACGCAGGGTGGATCGACCATCACCCAGCAGTACGTGAAGAACTCGCGTCTGTCCCAGGAGCAGACCCTGAGCCGGAAGTTCCAGGAACTATTCATCACGCTCAAGGTCAGCAACGACATGAAGAAGAACCAGATCATGGCGGGCTACCTCAACGTCTCGTACTACGGACGAGGTGCTTCGGGGATCCAGGCGGCGGCCCGTACGTACTACGGCAAGGACGCCGTCGACCTGGATCCGAGCGAGTGCGCGTTCCTGGCCACGCTGCTCAAGGGCGCGTCCTACTACGACCCGGCGGGTGCCACCGACGTCGACCCTGTGCAGGCGACGGAGAAGCTGAACACCGAACGGGCCAAGAAGCGCTGGAAGTGGATCCTCGACGAAGAGGTGAAGGACGGGCGTCTTTCGAAGGCGGAGCGCGCCAAGTACACCGAGTTCCCGATGCCGGACCTGCCGAAGAAGAACGCCCAGCTGGAAGGCCAGACCGGTTACCTGGTCGAACTCGCCAGGCAGTACTTCCTCAGCAACAACAAGCATGGCGTCACGGCGGAGATGCTGTCCCGCGGCGGCTACCAGATCAAAACGACCTTCAACAAGAAGAAGGTCAACGAGCTCAAGAACGCGGTTCAGAAGGTCTACGACAGCAAGATCAAGCCGAAGCAGCGCCCGAAGACGGACACCCACGTCCAGTTCGGCGGCGGCTCGGTGGACCCCGAGACCGGGGCCATCGTGGCGATCTACGGCGGTCAGGACGCGACCAAGCACTTCACCAACAACGCCAACCCCACCGGTGCGCAGGTCGGTTCGACCTTCAAGCCGTTCGTGCTGGCGGCGGCGATGGAGTACGGCAAGCGGAACCCCGCGCTCTCCGAGGACCAGGACGACTCGGAGCGCACCAAGGTCTCGCCGCTCAGCATCTACAACGCCGATAACAAGCTGAAGATCAAGAAGTACAACGGCGAGATCTGGACCGACGAGAACGGCAAGGAGTGGCTGCAGGCCAACGACGGCGGTGAGTCGAAGGGCAACATCACCCTTCGCGAGGCGATGCAGTGGTCGGCCAACTCCCCGTACGTGCAGCTCGGCATGGACGTCGGCACCGACAAGGTGAAGAACGTCGCCATGGCCGCGGGGCTCAAGGACGACGAACAGATGGCGGATTCGCACGTGCCGTCGTTCTCCATCGGTACGTCCTCGCCCAGTGCGATCCGGATGGCCGGTGCGTACGCGACCTTCGCCGCCAGTGGCCAGCAGCGCGAGCCCTTCTCGGTCTCCGAGGCGAAGTTCGACGGCAAGACCATCTACCGGCACAAGGACGCCCCCAAGCGTGCCTTCGACGCCGCGATCGCCGACAACGTCACCGATGTCCTGAAGAACGTCGTCGAGAAGGGCACCGGTACTCCCGCGCAGATCCCCGGCCGGGACGTGGCGGGCAAGACGGGTACGACGGACGACAACAAGTCGGCCTGGTTCGTCGGTTACACGCCGCAGCTGTCCACAGCCATCAGCATGTACCGGCTCGACGACGACGCGACGAACAAGAACCGCAAGTTCGAGAAGATGTACGGCACGGGTGGCGAGCGGACGATCCACGGTGCTTCGTTCCCGGCCCAGATCTGGCACGACTACATGGTGGGTGCGCTGAAGGGGAAGCCGGTCCTGACCTTCCCGGAGCCGGGTCCGATCGGTGACAAGGTCTACGGCGGCGGTGCGCAGAGCCCCACGCCGACGCCCACGGCGCCGACGACGCCCTCGCCGACCATGTCGGTGACGGAGTCGCCCTCGATGACCGAGTCCCCGTCGGAGCCCGACCCCACCGAGACCTGCGGAACGTTCGACTGGGACTGCCAGCACAACAACGGCGGGACCAACAGCGGCGCGAACGGCGGCGGCCCCGGTGGCGGCAGCACCAGTCCGACGACGACACCCGATCCGCCGACCGGCGGGAACGGGAACGGCGGCGGAAACGGCAACGGCGGGAACGGCAACGGCGGATTCTTCGGCGGGCCGACCGGATAG